The proteins below are encoded in one region of Paenibacillus sp. YYML68:
- the ftsH gene encoding ATP-dependent zinc metalloprotease FtsH, whose translation MNRIIRNTGFYLLIFLVTVGIVSFISNRGEQKTVISYDQLRQHLISKNVESIVVKYDAQTYLVKGELKSAESPEKKKFEARAPYEESSGNIFRLIEQSDIPSGNVYIDKMEGDNVWISFLTSIIPFVIIFILFFFLLNQAQGGGGKVMNFGKSRARLYNEEKKRVTFEDVAGADEEKQELVEVVEFLKDPRKFAAVGARIPKGVLLNGPPGTGKTLLARAVAGEAGVPFFSISGSDFVEMFVGVGASRVRDLFENAKKNAPCIIFIDEIDAVGRQRGAGLGGGHDEREQTLNQLLVEMDGFGANEGIIIVAATNRPDILDPALLRPGRFDRQITVDRPDVKGREAVLKVHARNKPLAKDVKLDQLSRYTTGFTGADLENLLNEAALIAARRNRKDISMAEIDEAFDRVIVGTQKKSRVISEREKRMVAFHEAGHTVVGLHVEDAEMVHKVTIIPRGRAGGYVMMLPKEGEDRMMQTKNELLDKVTGLLAGRVAEELFIGQIGTGAYSDFQRATGIIRRMITEFGMSDKLGPMQFGTSQGQVFLGRDIGHEQNYSDAIAYEIDQEMQSMIRGCYDRAKEILTTHSDQVKLIAETLMEKETLEKDQIQELIKNGKLGEKQEAEDAAPQQLSSEDLKISIQPRDDESAGSKPGSSDDEAK comes from the coding sequence ATGAACCGCATCATTCGCAATACAGGCTTTTATCTGCTTATCTTTCTGGTCACTGTCGGAATCGTTTCCTTCATTAGTAACCGTGGAGAGCAGAAGACCGTTATCAGCTACGATCAGCTCCGCCAGCATCTAATCAGCAAGAACGTGGAATCGATCGTAGTGAAGTATGATGCTCAGACGTATTTGGTCAAAGGGGAGCTTAAGTCTGCGGAATCGCCAGAGAAGAAGAAGTTCGAGGCTCGAGCGCCGTATGAGGAAAGCAGCGGAAACATATTCCGTCTGATCGAACAAAGCGACATTCCCTCGGGAAACGTTTACATTGACAAGATGGAAGGGGACAATGTTTGGATCAGCTTCCTTACCTCCATTATCCCGTTCGTCATTATCTTTATCCTGTTCTTCTTCCTGCTCAATCAAGCCCAAGGCGGCGGCGGGAAGGTCATGAACTTTGGAAAAAGCCGGGCAAGGCTGTATAACGAGGAGAAGAAGCGCGTTACCTTCGAGGACGTTGCCGGGGCAGACGAGGAGAAGCAGGAGCTGGTCGAGGTTGTCGAGTTTTTGAAGGACCCGCGCAAGTTCGCCGCAGTCGGAGCTCGTATTCCGAAGGGCGTCCTGCTGAATGGACCTCCGGGAACGGGTAAGACGCTGCTTGCTCGTGCTGTAGCAGGCGAGGCGGGCGTACCTTTCTTCAGCATCAGTGGCTCCGACTTTGTGGAAATGTTCGTCGGGGTTGGTGCATCCCGTGTACGTGACTTGTTCGAGAATGCGAAGAAGAATGCTCCTTGTATCATATTCATAGATGAAATTGATGCCGTTGGTCGTCAGCGCGGCGCCGGTCTTGGCGGCGGTCACGATGAGAGAGAGCAGACGCTCAACCAGTTGCTCGTCGAGATGGACGGCTTCGGGGCCAACGAGGGCATCATCATCGTAGCAGCGACGAACCGTCCGGATATTCTCGATCCGGCCTTGCTTCGTCCGGGACGCTTCGACCGTCAGATTACAGTCGATCGCCCAGATGTGAAGGGCCGCGAGGCTGTCCTGAAGGTGCATGCGCGCAATAAGCCGCTTGCCAAGGATGTGAAGCTGGATCAGCTGTCCCGCTACACGACCGGGTTCACCGGTGCGGACCTCGAGAACCTGCTGAATGAGGCGGCACTCATCGCAGCTAGGCGTAACCGCAAGGACATCTCTATGGCTGAGATCGATGAAGCGTTCGACCGCGTCATCGTCGGTACGCAGAAGAAGAGCCGTGTCATTAGTGAGCGTGAGAAGCGGATGGTCGCTTTCCACGAAGCAGGACATACCGTAGTCGGACTTCACGTCGAGGACGCGGAGATGGTACACAAGGTAACGATCATCCCTCGCGGACGGGCAGGCGGCTATGTGATGATGCTGCCCAAGGAAGGCGAAGACCGGATGATGCAGACGAAGAACGAGCTGCTCGATAAGGTGACAGGACTTCTCGCAGGACGTGTTGCCGAGGAGCTGTTCATCGGTCAGATCGGTACAGGGGCGTATAGCGACTTCCAACGCGCAACTGGTATTATTCGCCGGATGATTACTGAATTCGGGATGAGCGATAAGCTCGGTCCGATGCAATTCGGCACGTCCCAGGGTCAAGTATTCCTCGGCCGGGATATCGGTCATGAGCAGAACTACAGCGATGCTATCGCGTACGAGATCGATCAGGAGATGCAGTCGATGATTCGCGGCTGCTACGATCGTGCGAAGGAGATCTTGACCACGCACAGCGACCAGGTCAAGCTGATCGCCGAGACGCTGATGGAGAAGGAAACGCTGGAGAAGGATCAGATTCAAGAGCTGATCAAGAACGGCAAGCTCGGAGAGAAGCAAGAAGCGGAGGATGCAGCGCCGCAGCAGCTGAGCTCTGAGGATTTGAAGATCAGCATTCAGCCAAGGGATGATGAGTCAGCAGGTAGTAAGCCAGGCTCCTCGGATGACGAGGCGAAGTAA
- the nadB gene encoding L-aspartate oxidase, translating to MIPRYLVNFDTESIPCVYTDVIVIGVGIAGLFTALKSAEKHKVLMVTKKSLLDSNTRYAQGGIAAVISDEDSPAYHRQDTLIAGAGLCSSSAVDVLVHEGPAGVEDLIRMGTEFDMEDGQYALTKEGAHSQRRILHAQGDATGAEIVRALSEKTKQDPNIDIWDDHFVIDLITENGECFGALIQKPDGQKVLVCANATVLCSGGAGQLYRYTTNPDIATGDGIAIAYRAGANIRDVEFIQFHPTALCYSGAPRFLISEAVRGEGAVLRNIHGDRFMERYHPQLELAPRDIVARAIVSEMEQTSSMFVYIDFTHESEETVKHRFPTIYETCLNYGLDLSSDWIPVAPAAHYMMGGVETDLYGETVIKRLFACGEVSSTGVHGANRLASNSLSEAIVFGRRIVERIDHLSSVGAMPALSVNDEGKEPMTQPVVEKKLKLQKLMLRYVGLKRSGTGLAKGYEELKRHESFFNSVLSKREEYEFANLLTCALLTTEAALIREESRGGHYREDFPERDDLVWRKHTVFNRMNGMTEGRIDEY from the coding sequence TTGATTCCTCGTTATCTCGTTAATTTTGATACCGAGTCCATTCCGTGTGTATACACGGATGTCATTGTGATCGGCGTAGGCATCGCCGGTCTTTTTACCGCACTTAAGAGCGCGGAAAAGCACAAGGTGCTGATGGTGACGAAGAAGTCTTTGCTCGATAGTAATACCCGTTATGCGCAAGGTGGCATTGCTGCCGTCATCTCGGATGAGGATTCCCCGGCGTACCATCGTCAAGATACACTTATTGCAGGAGCAGGGCTCTGTTCGTCGTCAGCGGTCGATGTCCTCGTCCATGAAGGGCCTGCTGGTGTCGAGGATCTGATTCGTATGGGCACCGAGTTCGATATGGAGGACGGACAGTACGCATTGACGAAGGAGGGCGCTCACAGTCAGCGCCGTATTCTGCATGCGCAAGGGGATGCGACGGGAGCGGAGATCGTACGGGCGTTGTCCGAGAAGACGAAGCAGGACCCGAACATTGACATTTGGGATGATCACTTTGTTATCGATCTGATCACTGAGAACGGAGAATGCTTCGGTGCGTTGATTCAGAAGCCGGACGGTCAGAAGGTGCTTGTCTGTGCTAATGCAACGGTACTCTGCTCTGGCGGGGCTGGACAGCTGTATCGATATACGACCAATCCTGACATAGCGACAGGAGACGGTATCGCGATCGCTTACCGTGCCGGCGCGAACATTCGTGATGTGGAGTTCATTCAATTCCATCCGACGGCTCTCTGTTATTCCGGAGCGCCACGATTCCTCATCTCCGAGGCGGTTCGAGGGGAAGGGGCTGTGCTGCGCAACATTCATGGAGATCGCTTCATGGAGCGCTATCATCCTCAGCTTGAGCTGGCGCCGCGGGATATTGTTGCTCGTGCCATCGTGAGTGAGATGGAGCAGACAAGCTCGATGTTCGTCTATATCGACTTTACCCATGAGTCGGAGGAGACGGTGAAGCATCGATTCCCGACGATCTACGAGACATGCTTGAACTACGGACTGGACCTGTCCAGCGATTGGATTCCGGTCGCTCCGGCTGCGCATTATATGATGGGCGGTGTCGAGACAGACTTGTATGGAGAAACGGTGATCAAACGTTTGTTCGCCTGTGGTGAAGTGTCATCAACCGGTGTACATGGCGCGAATCGACTCGCTAGTAATTCACTATCGGAGGCGATCGTCTTCGGCAGGCGAATCGTGGAGCGAATCGACCACCTGAGCTCGGTCGGAGCGATGCCAGCGCTGTCTGTTAACGATGAAGGCAAGGAGCCGATGACTCAGCCAGTCGTGGAGAAGAAGCTGAAGCTGCAGAAGCTGATGCTTCGGTACGTCGGTCTGAAGCGCAGCGGAACAGGGCTTGCGAAGGGCTATGAGGAGCTGAAGCGTCACGAATCATTTTTCAACAGTGTGCTATCTAAGCGTGAGGAGTACGAATTTGCCAATCTGCTTACGTGCGCATTGCTGACGACAGAGGCTGCACTTATCCGGGAAGAAAGTCGCGGTGGTCACTATCGAGAAGATTTCCCAGAGCGGGATGATCTAGTATGGCGCAAGCATACCGTCTTCAATCGGATGAACGGGATGACGGAGGGACGAATCGATGAATATTGA
- the nadA gene encoding quinolinate synthase NadA: MEALALERKAEQQRELKERIAQLKKERNAIILAHYYQRDEIQEVADFRGDSFLLAQKAASTDAEVIVFCGVHFMGESAKILAPNKTVLIPDERAGCPMADMVNVDGLRALKKQHPNAKVVAYINTSADVKSETDICCTSANAIKVIESVDSDEIIWVPDKNLGDYVSKFTNKKMIIWEGYCNTHDMLTVKDVEEMKAQHPNAQFVVHPECRPEVVKLGDFVGSTTAIIKYCKESDCQEFIVGTEDGTGYQLRLDSPNKTFHFATKYLVCPNMKVNNLKKVVKCLETNSPQIYVPQDVADKARASLERMLLVK, from the coding sequence ATGGAAGCACTAGCGCTAGAGAGGAAGGCTGAGCAGCAGCGAGAGCTGAAGGAACGGATTGCCCAGCTGAAGAAGGAACGGAACGCCATTATACTTGCTCATTATTATCAGCGTGATGAAATACAAGAGGTCGCGGACTTCCGCGGAGATTCCTTCTTGCTCGCTCAAAAGGCAGCTTCGACGGATGCAGAGGTGATCGTCTTCTGCGGTGTTCACTTCATGGGGGAGAGCGCGAAGATCTTAGCGCCGAACAAGACGGTGCTTATTCCCGATGAGCGTGCTGGTTGCCCGATGGCGGACATGGTCAATGTGGACGGCTTGCGCGCACTGAAGAAGCAGCATCCGAATGCGAAGGTCGTCGCCTACATTAACACGTCGGCTGATGTGAAGTCGGAGACGGATATTTGCTGTACGTCAGCGAATGCGATTAAGGTTATTGAGTCGGTTGACTCAGATGAAATTATTTGGGTGCCGGATAAGAACTTGGGCGACTACGTGTCTAAGTTTACGAACAAGAAGATGATTATATGGGAAGGCTATTGCAATACGCATGACATGCTGACGGTCAAGGACGTTGAGGAGATGAAGGCTCAGCATCCGAATGCACAGTTCGTCGTCCATCCGGAATGCCGCCCAGAGGTCGTGAAGCTAGGTGATTTCGTAGGCAGTACGACTGCGATCATTAAGTATTGCAAGGAGTCGGATTGTCAAGAGTTCATCGTTGGAACGGAGGACGGAACTGGCTATCAGCTGCGACTAGACAGCCCTAATAAGACATTCCACTTCGCTACTAAATATCTCGTCTGTCCGAATATGAAGGTGAACAATCTGAAGAAGGTTGTGAAATGTCTGGAGACGAACAGTCCGCAGATATATGTACCGCAGGACGTTGCCGATAAGGCCAGAGCTTCTCTAGAGCGCATGCTGCTTGTTAAGTAG
- the hpt gene encoding hypoxanthine phosphoribosyltransferase: protein MQNDVLEVLYSEEQIQDKVKEMGELISRDFEGRNPLVICVLKGAFIFMSDLVKRITIPLELDFMAVSSYGHSTKSSGVVKIIKDLDISVEGRHVLIVEDIIDSGLTLSYLIDVLERRNALSITVAALFDKPARRTVELDADYKGFVIPDAFVVGYGLDYAEKYRNLPYVGILKPEVYSH from the coding sequence TTGCAAAACGATGTACTGGAAGTTCTATACTCAGAAGAGCAAATTCAAGACAAGGTCAAGGAAATGGGCGAGCTGATCAGCCGCGACTTTGAAGGGCGCAATCCGCTCGTCATTTGCGTATTGAAGGGCGCGTTTATTTTTATGTCCGATCTCGTGAAGCGCATTACGATTCCGCTCGAGCTTGACTTCATGGCGGTATCGAGCTATGGACATTCGACCAAGTCGTCGGGCGTCGTCAAGATTATCAAGGATTTGGACATCTCCGTAGAAGGGCGGCACGTCTTGATCGTTGAGGACATTATTGACAGCGGTCTGACGCTCAGCTACCTCATCGATGTACTGGAGCGGCGCAATGCGTTATCCATTACAGTCGCAGCCTTGTTCGATAAGCCCGCTCGCCGGACGGTGGAGCTCGATGCCGATTACAAGGGCTTCGTCATTCCTGATGCCTTCGTCGTTGGTTATGGACTTGATTACGCGGAGAAGTATCGGAATTTGCCTTATGTCGGCATATTGAAGCCTGAGGTTTACTCCCACTAG